The Eurosta solidaginis isolate ZX-2024a chromosome 4, ASM4086904v1, whole genome shotgun sequence genome includes a window with the following:
- the LOC137247816 gene encoding uncharacterized protein, whose amino-acid sequence MNLVKENRVSPVFLTSSNNLIDFNRFSTYIRLKRATAWVFRFIDRTRGRSSGDGHFGLTSDKLNTAEAYLCRQSQLADYAMELKQLQDNQAVSHESPIRDLLPYLDTNSVMRVGGRIQAASWLPLDAIHPIVLPPKHRVTLLIVSHYHRKMKHQNTEATIGEVRQKFWVANIRQVLRRVINSCAECKIARCQPVTPIMGRLPEDRVTPYVRPFSYTGLDYFGPIMVTIGRRTEKRWVAFFTCLSVRAIHLEIAHDLSTDSCILAIRNFINRRGVPVRMRSDNGKNFVGADREAKRFDEVFDCGRVGDELSSKGIQWVFNCAHNPAEDGIWERMVRCVKRVLNHTLKEVAPREHTLQSVMIEAENIINSRPLTHLPISADQEEPLTPNHFLLGSANSAQTPSIGQLEERTCALRKQWRIARQLRDRFWKRWVVEYLPTFTRRAKWCTPSKALSVGDLAFVCDPNMSRRQWCCGVV is encoded by the coding sequence ATGAATTTGGTGAAAGAAAATCGCGTAAGCCCTGTTTTCCTAACAAGCAGCAACAATTTAATTGATTTTAATAGATTTTCGACGTACATTAGACTGAAGAGAGCTACAGCTTGGGTGTTCAGATTTATAGATCGCACGCGGGGTAGAAGTTCTGGTGATGGCCATTTTGGATTAACCTCGGATAAACTAAATACAGCTGAAGCCTATCTTTGTCGGCAATCTCAACTCGCAGATTACGCTATGGAGCTGAAACAACTACAAGATAACCAAGCAGTGTCACATGAGAGTCCAATACGCGATTTACTGCCATACTTGGATACGAATTCAGTTATGAGGGTAGGTGGTAGGATCCAAGCTGCCAGCTGGTTACCACTCGATGCCATACATCCAATTGTGCTGCCACCGAAGCATCGCGTTACCTTGCTGATCGTATCTCATTATCACCGTAAGATGAAACACCAGAACACAGAAGCAACAATTGGGGAAGTGAGGCAGAAATTTTGGGTTGCCAATATAAGACAAGTTTTGCGAAGGGTGATAAACAGCTGCGCTGAATGTAAGATTGCTCGATGCCAACCAGTGACGCCAATCATGGGCCGGCTGCCCGAGGATCGAGTGACTCCATATGTCAGGCCTTTCAGCTACACTGGATTGGACTACTTCGGCCCAATAATGGTGACGATTGGGAGACGCACGGAAAAGCGATGGGTTGCATTCTTCACCTGCCTCTCAGTCCGCGCGATTCATTTGGAAATAGCCCATGATTTGTCCACTGATTCGTGCATCCTAGCGATCAGGAACTTCATTAACCGACGCGGTGTTCCAGTGAGGATGAGGAGCGATAATGGGAAGAACTTTGTTGGCGCTGATCGAGAGGCAAAGCGATTCGACGAGGTGTTCGATTGCGGGCGTGTGGGCGACGAATTGTCATCGAAGGGCATCCAATGGGTTTTTAATTGCGCCCACAACCCGGCTGAAGACGGAATATGGGAGCGTATGGTGCGATGCGTCAAGCGCGTACTGAACCACACGCTGAAGGAAGTAGCTCCGCGGGAACATACCCTGCAAAGCGTGATGATTGAAGCAGAGAACATAATAAACTCGCGGCCTCTTACGCATTTGCCGATCTCAGCGGATCAAGAGGAGCCGCTTACGCCAAATCATTTTTTGTTGGGGTCCGCGAATTCGGCGCAAACACCGAGCATAGGACAGCTCGAGGAGAGGACGTGTGCGCTGCGGAAACAATGGCGGATAGCACGACAGTTGCGTGATCGATTTTGGAAGCGTTGGGTGGTGGAGTATCTACCAACATTTACGAGGCGAGCTAAGTGGTGTACACCGTCGAAAGCGTTGAGTGTGGGCGATCTGGCTTTTGTATGCGATCCTAATATGTCAAGGCGACAATGGTGCTGTGGGGTGGTGTAA